A window of Opitutus sp. ER46 contains these coding sequences:
- a CDS encoding ShlB/FhaC/HecB family hemolysin secretion/activation protein, producing MLFRVVTFLALLLSAHAAIGQDVYIFKRLITADTAEAALAYKVDPANPATVVVQNVPVLDDPTFKAIIAPLIGRPIDAPLVNEVRAHISRYVQSHDRMITKVDIPTQTIADGSLRMVVVLGRFKDVAFVGNKWFSSKLLEERLGIKPGDEVRLSVLEEAVNWTNTNPFRQVKVIVNPIGDHPTQANLIVGVQERMPWRFATSIDNYGNEVLGKRHYTAIVQFGNLWGRDHQGSYQFVTTDQPSTYQVHAFNYRIPTTWRHFLEFNASYSRVNPRFGASGEIVQLGISKSAEVRYAIPLRGGEKPVEVWFGTEFKRSNNDYDFAWGLIRDRKEADVIQFNAGISHMRRDKRGSWGFGATVHYSPGGIGALNNNTTYDNTRLLSSPRYVYGTVSIQRQLTLDTWLLSTRLIGQLASTNLLGSEQLAIGGPTSVRGFASIIHAADEGFLFSTELLTPSFTTKLEKLRKTLPPLNTRFAVFYDAGQVFYKMPIGSDPKLTALASVGTGVRLSIASNFSLNFDYGWQLTELPYRGPHSAGHIKAALAF from the coding sequence ATGCTCTTTCGCGTCGTCACTTTTCTAGCGCTGCTCCTTTCAGCGCATGCGGCCATCGGTCAGGATGTATATATCTTCAAGCGGCTGATCACCGCCGACACTGCGGAGGCCGCGCTCGCCTACAAGGTTGATCCCGCCAATCCGGCGACCGTAGTCGTCCAGAACGTCCCGGTCCTTGATGATCCGACTTTCAAGGCGATCATCGCTCCACTCATCGGCAGGCCGATCGACGCTCCCTTGGTCAACGAAGTGCGCGCGCACATCAGCCGATATGTGCAGAGCCACGACCGCATGATCACGAAGGTCGACATTCCCACCCAGACGATCGCGGACGGGTCCCTGCGCATGGTCGTCGTTCTCGGCCGTTTCAAGGACGTCGCCTTCGTCGGCAACAAGTGGTTCAGCAGCAAACTGCTCGAAGAGCGGCTCGGGATCAAACCGGGCGACGAAGTCCGTCTCTCTGTCCTTGAGGAAGCCGTCAACTGGACTAACACGAATCCGTTCCGTCAGGTAAAGGTGATCGTCAATCCTATCGGCGATCACCCGACCCAGGCCAACCTCATCGTCGGGGTGCAGGAGCGGATGCCTTGGCGCTTCGCCACCTCCATCGACAACTACGGCAACGAGGTTCTCGGAAAACGTCACTACACCGCGATCGTGCAGTTTGGAAATCTCTGGGGACGCGATCATCAGGGGTCCTATCAGTTTGTCACGACCGACCAGCCGTCGACCTATCAGGTTCACGCCTTCAACTACCGCATACCCACCACATGGCGCCACTTCCTCGAGTTCAACGCCAGCTACTCCCGCGTGAATCCGAGGTTTGGCGCCTCCGGCGAGATCGTCCAACTCGGCATCAGCAAGTCCGCCGAGGTTCGTTATGCGATTCCACTCCGCGGCGGGGAGAAGCCCGTCGAAGTCTGGTTCGGCACCGAATTCAAGCGTAGCAACAACGACTACGACTTCGCTTGGGGGCTGATCCGGGACCGGAAAGAGGCCGACGTGATCCAATTCAACGCGGGCATCAGCCACATGCGCCGTGACAAACGCGGGAGCTGGGGCTTTGGCGCAACCGTCCACTACAGCCCCGGCGGCATCGGTGCGCTCAACAACAACACCACGTACGATAACACCCGCCTCCTTTCCTCACCGCGGTATGTCTACGGCACCGTCTCCATCCAGCGGCAGCTGACCCTCGACACATGGTTGCTATCCACCCGGCTGATCGGCCAACTCGCCAGCACCAATCTTCTCGGTAGTGAACAACTCGCTATCGGCGGGCCTACTAGCGTCCGGGGGTTCGCGAGCATCATCCACGCCGCCGACGAGGGGTTCCTCTTCAGCACTGAACTGCTTACCCCGAGCTTCACCACGAAGCTCGAAAAGCTCCGCAAGACCCTGCCACCGCTCAATACCCGCTTCGCCGTCTTCTACGATGCAGGCCAGGTGTTCTACAAGATGCCCATCGGCTCGGATCCCAAGCTCACCGCCCTTGCCTCGGTCGGCACTGGCGTCCGGCTGAGTATCGCGAGCAACTTCAGCCTGAACTTCGACTACGGCTGGCAGCTCACCGAGCTTCCCTACCGCGGCCCCCACAGCGCCGGCCACATCAAGGCCGCGCTCGCCTTCTGA
- a CDS encoding glycosyltransferase family 2 protein, translating into MLLSIVVPVYKEEKNIPEFLRRLRPILSEITEDYELIFALDPSPDRTEDVVLEHRAADARIKLLKFSRRFGQPMATLAGLQYSSGDAVVVMDVDLQDPPELLHAMVAKWREGYDVVLPQRRHRTGEPWIKKLVAETGYKVINKIADVRIPPNTGDFRLMARRVVAEVVRLKESHGFLRGMVAVVGFKQAIIPFDRPPRFAGETNYNRFFGSLRIGFNGIFCFSTYALTLSTLFGFTLAIGSFVFALLYAVAKIMGWLPFASGNPTIVILILFMGGIQLISVGILGEYIGRIYEEVRSRPKYIVDRAEGFTTR; encoded by the coding sequence ATGCTCCTCAGCATCGTTGTCCCGGTCTACAAGGAAGAGAAAAACATCCCCGAGTTCCTGCGGCGGTTGCGGCCAATTTTGTCGGAGATCACCGAGGACTATGAGCTGATTTTCGCGCTGGATCCTTCGCCGGACCGCACCGAGGACGTCGTGCTGGAGCACCGTGCCGCCGATGCGCGGATCAAGTTGCTGAAATTCTCGCGCCGCTTCGGCCAGCCCATGGCCACGCTTGCCGGTCTGCAGTATTCGAGTGGCGACGCGGTGGTCGTGATGGACGTCGACCTGCAGGATCCACCGGAGCTGTTGCACGCCATGGTCGCCAAGTGGCGCGAGGGCTACGACGTCGTGCTGCCGCAGCGCCGGCACCGCACGGGCGAGCCGTGGATCAAGAAGCTTGTCGCGGAGACCGGCTACAAGGTGATCAACAAGATCGCCGACGTTCGCATCCCGCCCAACACCGGCGATTTTCGCCTCATGGCGCGCCGCGTCGTGGCGGAGGTCGTGCGGCTCAAGGAGTCGCACGGTTTTCTCCGCGGCATGGTCGCGGTCGTCGGCTTCAAGCAGGCGATCATCCCCTTCGACCGCCCGCCGCGCTTCGCGGGCGAGACCAATTACAACCGGTTCTTCGGTTCGCTGCGCATCGGGTTCAACGGGATCTTCTGTTTCTCCACCTACGCGCTCACGCTCAGCACCCTGTTCGGCTTCACGCTCGCCATCGGCTCCTTCGTCTTCGCCCTGCTCTACGCCGTCGCCAAGATCATGGGCTGGCTGCCGTTCGCCTCGGGTAACCCGACGATCGTCATCCTGATCCTCTTCATGGGCGGCATTCAGCTCATCAGCGTCGGCATCCTCGGCGAGTACATCGGCCGCATCTACGAGGAGGTCCGCAGCCGGCCCAAGTACATCGTCGACCGCGCCGAAGGTTTCACTACGCGTTGA
- a CDS encoding glycosyltransferase family 9 protein: MTGSSAQPAAARPRTVVCVKVDTLGDLVLFIPALAALRGAWPDTRIAVVIRQAYLDLAPQLVAGVEWIGTSLDPFARGPAADPAELTRLRHVVAALQPDVIAAATSRQNWLETVLAATPGASHRVALGTATDDEFFATQLRVHLGIDARQAFTSHAEFAADDSDWVRGLRLADALLGRAVPRSRPSLSLPAEVVSRPAAFLQQHRLSPGRYVVCAAAGFANVALKTWPAERFAAVLRHIQERHGRPTLLVGQESERPHLEPLAAAAGGDTTLWLGRDGSLPELAALIGQAGLFLGNDTGAMHLAAALDVPVVAVFGGGTWPRFVPAARRHVSVVQPLPCFGCGWDCAFGDAPCIDGISVADVTAAVDLAFARGRTDFAEIRAVEPLPATTREIMGKAAIRYRQARTDHLARQHKLEELTDLDREKDAAIAEKEASIAEKEAAIAEKEAAINGKEEAILKTEAELRQKEASIFEKEAEIHSKDHEIAALKQVCDEREKLIFELDRNSRAFEAKAVTIAADKELLVKTLRELPEDRAYAVETIAGQAAHIRNLESIRLLRDGEIADLKASLANMTNGRQDLEQARHYGRLLAEKEAVIQDLHRNCQAREAVIRQLMAETTSVTGKLWHAWRATRVWAYERFGRPLSRWWNERLVERCWMQIGELRQYPPRPLRWDRRLPRRRPTAALPQIGIVTPSYGQARFLERTLRSVLDQQYPKLRYAVQDGGSKDASPAIIAGYAARLAAWESVPDAGQADAIARGFAKIQDALGAEDVMAWLNSDDLLAPGVLAYVGDYFARHPEVDVLYGHRIIIDEEDREIGRWIMPRHDAASLEWVDYIPQETLFWRKQAWQRVGGIDPAFQFALDWDLLARFQQAGCRMVRVPYFLAAFRVHGEQKTSSVIHTTGAEEMRRIRARFHGDQQDNTARIEEQVQRVRRRGAIATRLLELGIRW, encoded by the coding sequence ATGACCGGCTCTTCTGCCCAACCCGCCGCCGCCCGCCCGCGCACCGTGGTGTGCGTCAAGGTGGATACCCTCGGCGACCTCGTGCTGTTCATACCCGCCCTGGCCGCGCTGCGGGGCGCCTGGCCCGACACCCGCATCGCCGTCGTGATCCGGCAGGCCTACCTCGACCTGGCTCCGCAACTCGTGGCCGGCGTGGAATGGATCGGCACTTCCTTGGATCCCTTTGCCCGCGGTCCGGCCGCCGACCCGGCCGAATTGACGCGCCTGCGCCACGTCGTGGCCGCGCTGCAGCCCGACGTCATTGCCGCCGCCACCTCGCGCCAGAATTGGCTGGAAACGGTGCTGGCCGCGACGCCGGGCGCCAGCCATCGGGTGGCACTCGGCACGGCGACGGACGACGAGTTCTTCGCCACGCAGCTTCGCGTACACCTCGGCATCGACGCGCGGCAGGCCTTCACCAGCCACGCCGAGTTCGCCGCCGACGACTCCGACTGGGTGCGCGGCCTGCGGCTGGCCGACGCCCTCCTGGGCCGAGCCGTGCCCCGGTCCCGACCGAGCCTCTCGCTGCCCGCCGAGGTGGTGAGCCGCCCCGCCGCGTTCCTGCAGCAGCATCGCCTTTCACCTGGACGCTACGTGGTCTGCGCCGCCGCCGGCTTCGCCAACGTCGCGCTCAAGACCTGGCCGGCCGAACGCTTCGCCGCCGTCCTGCGCCACATTCAGGAACGTCACGGCCGGCCGACACTGCTCGTGGGCCAGGAGAGCGAGCGCCCCCACCTCGAGCCCCTTGCCGCCGCCGCGGGTGGCGATACCACGCTTTGGCTCGGACGTGACGGTTCCTTGCCCGAACTCGCCGCCCTCATTGGCCAAGCTGGACTCTTCCTCGGCAATGACACCGGGGCGATGCACCTCGCGGCAGCCCTCGACGTGCCCGTGGTCGCCGTATTCGGTGGCGGCACCTGGCCTCGTTTCGTCCCGGCCGCCCGCCGCCACGTGAGCGTCGTGCAACCGCTCCCCTGCTTTGGTTGCGGCTGGGATTGCGCCTTCGGCGACGCGCCCTGCATCGACGGCATCTCCGTCGCCGACGTGACCGCCGCGGTGGACCTGGCGTTTGCCCGCGGCCGCACGGACTTCGCCGAGATTCGCGCGGTCGAGCCGCTCCCCGCCACCACGCGTGAGATCATGGGGAAGGCCGCGATCCGCTACCGGCAGGCGCGCACCGACCACCTCGCTCGCCAACATAAGCTCGAGGAGCTGACCGACCTCGACCGCGAAAAGGACGCCGCCATCGCCGAGAAGGAGGCTTCGATAGCCGAAAAGGAAGCGGCGATCGCCGAGAAGGAGGCCGCCATCAACGGAAAGGAGGAGGCGATCCTCAAGACCGAGGCGGAGCTGCGACAGAAGGAGGCGTCGATTTTCGAGAAAGAAGCGGAGATCCACTCGAAGGATCACGAGATCGCGGCGCTCAAACAGGTCTGCGACGAGCGTGAAAAGTTGATCTTCGAACTCGACCGCAACTCCCGTGCGTTCGAGGCGAAGGCGGTCACCATCGCCGCCGACAAGGAACTGCTGGTGAAGACGCTGCGCGAGCTCCCGGAGGACCGCGCGTACGCCGTTGAAACGATCGCCGGCCAGGCCGCGCATATCCGCAATCTCGAGTCCATCCGCCTCCTGCGCGACGGGGAGATCGCCGACCTCAAAGCCTCGCTCGCCAACATGACGAACGGACGCCAGGACCTCGAACAGGCCCGGCACTACGGCCGCCTGCTCGCGGAGAAGGAGGCGGTCATCCAGGATCTCCATCGCAACTGCCAGGCGCGCGAAGCCGTCATCCGCCAGCTCATGGCCGAGACCACCTCCGTGACCGGCAAGCTGTGGCACGCCTGGCGCGCCACGCGCGTCTGGGCGTACGAACGCTTCGGTCGGCCGCTTTCCCGCTGGTGGAACGAACGCCTCGTCGAACGCTGCTGGATGCAGATTGGCGAGCTCCGGCAATACCCGCCGCGCCCGCTCCGCTGGGACCGCCGCCTGCCGCGCCGGCGCCCGACCGCCGCCCTGCCCCAGATCGGCATCGTCACGCCGAGCTACGGCCAGGCCCGCTTTCTCGAACGCACGCTGCGCAGCGTCCTCGACCAGCAGTATCCAAAGCTCCGCTACGCCGTGCAGGACGGCGGCTCCAAGGACGCGAGCCCCGCCATCATCGCCGGCTACGCTGCCCGTCTCGCCGCCTGGGAGTCGGTGCCGGACGCCGGCCAGGCCGACGCCATCGCCCGCGGCTTTGCCAAGATCCAGGACGCCCTCGGTGCCGAGGACGTGATGGCCTGGCTGAACTCGGATGACCTGCTCGCCCCCGGCGTCCTGGCCTACGTGGGCGATTACTTTGCCCGGCATCCCGAGGTCGACGTGCTGTACGGCCACCGCATCATCATCGACGAGGAGGATCGCGAAATCGGACGTTGGATCATGCCACGGCACGACGCCGCCTCGCTCGAGTGGGTCGACTACATTCCGCAGGAGACGCTCTTCTGGCGGAAGCAGGCCTGGCAGCGCGTCGGCGGCATCGATCCGGCGTTCCAGTTCGCCCTCGACTGGGACCTGCTCGCGCGTTTCCAGCAGGCGGGCTGCCGGATGGTGCGCGTCCCCTACTTCCTCGCGGCGTTCCGCGTGCACGGCGAACAGAAGACCAGCTCCGTCATTCACACCACCGGCGCCGAGGAGATGCGGCGGATCCGCGCCCGTTTTCATGGTGACCAGCAGGACAACACCGCGCGAATCGAGGAACAGGTGCAGCGCGTGCGGCGCAGGGGCGCGATCGCCACGCGCCTCCTCGAACTCGGTATCCGCTGGTAA